AAGTACCGGCTCTGGACGGCGGCCTCTGTCGTCGTGCTGTTCTTGCTTCTCCAGGCGGCCAGAGCCATTGTTGCTGAATCTGTGTGCCGCGTAAGCTAGCTAGCTAGTGTGGTGAGGTTTCTGGTTGGGGCTTGAGGATGGTCGGTCGTGTGATGTCCTGGTGTTTGAGTGATGAACTGGTGATGCTTAAGGGCGGCATGCGATCGATGCTTTTATAGGGTGAAATTTAGAGGGGTTAATTAGGCGCCGACGGTTTGGGAAAGAACAAGCACCCGAGAAGAGGAGTTTGGAAAAGGGTTCAGATCAACAGACGTGGACTATGCGACAGGACGTGGTGATGGTGACTAGGTACGTGGACCGACGTTGGGGTCTGATTCTGATCCCGGCATTAGAGGCTAGTCAAAATCCTTCGCAAAGGGTCCCTATCAGGAAATATAGGGTAGAGTCCTAGAGTACGGGTTAATTTGCGGGTCAGCACGACTTCATAATTTCTAAAGAATGGGGGAGAGTCTTAGGTACGTATTGCAGTACGATCGCGCACGGCCAGAAGCCCACAACACTCAAATCTCTCCTCTCCTGCCAAAAGCCGCAAGAGCTTTCGCCAATGGCAACTACGTGTCGGATGTCAATTTCATACCTTCCGTACTGAATCCTGCATGCCACATTCTTGTTTTTCTTGGCATGTGCTTATGTGCACCTCCATCAAATAACTGTATTTAGTTAGCTCATTTATCTTATCTAAGAGCATGTCCAGTCGACCCCCCACCCCCAACGGCTATGGGGGGTGCGGGCGGAAACAGCGCCCCCCCCACGCAAAGTTAATCTTGGGCCGGGATGACATTTTTTTCCGCCGGCACCCCAGGCGGATCCCAACCAACCGGGGGCCAGCGGGGTCACCGGCGAAAGGTGAAAAAGGGCATGCCACCCGTGTCGGCGAGAGAGAATGGTTTTGGCTACAATTATTTCATTTTCCCTCTCATTCTTTCCCCATTTACCCGCCCAGCCGCGACGAGAGAGGCGGCGAAGGCGGCTGCCGCGGCGACGAGGGAACAGAAGAACGATGCGAGGTGGtcgatgatgatggagaagcaAGACGTCAATATCGCCCTCCTGAAGACCAATGTCGCCACCGTGAAAACGGAGAATGACTTGGTGCTTCTGATGCAAGATAccagtgccatggacgcccagacGCGAGCGTGGTACGAGGAGCAACGCGCACTGATCTTCGCACCTCCAGCCGCGGGGACAAGCTCAACACCAATGGCGGCTTTGGCTAGGGAGGAAGAGGCGCATGAGACACATGAGTCAGCCTACAAGTGAGGACCGCCGTAGCAGCCTTTTTTTGTGCGCCATATGGGCGATTTGGACGAGTGTGATTGATGATGAACTCTCCTCATTATGTCATGAACTGCCGTGACTGGGCGCGAACCGTTTATTGCATGTTTCTGCGTTGGAAGGCCATTTGGGGTGGGCATGATCGGGGAGaacgcacccccccccccccccccctccaacCCCTAATTTTGCATCAGCCGGCACCCCCCATTTGGCAGGTAAAAGGGCTTTGTCGGACGTCGAATGGTGGtgccgagtggagatgctctaacttatCTTTTCCGTTGTAATGAGAAATCTTCTTGTACTCAGTACTTCTACCGGTTGTTTCACAGTTAAAACTCCTCCCCTAGAACCATGCAATGCATCTGGTTCTTGGATATTCAGGGTATATCCACAATGTCTGCTTTATTTCCTTCTCGTGTTCTATCCCCAAGATATCTCCTTCATACTTTTTTTAGATTCAAGGCTCAACGAAcctgactttaaattaataaaacctTTTACGGCTGAGTTTACAAATGTTGCAAAACAGCTTACAGGCAACAAATACAACAAGCACatcaaaaagaagaagaaaatgaaGAGCCACTTAATCCTCAAAGCCCTTGTCCTGCCATGTAGCTCGACCGAAGAAGAAGCAATGTCGGTGAAGCACGCCCACAGGGGAACTCATGCCATCGTAACCCTCCGGCCAGCCAAGTTGCCATGCCATCCGTCCACCTCCGAAGAAAACACTCCACTTTCTCACCTTGAATTGAAGGACGCCGAGGTGGAGCAGCTCACCCTGAGAACGGATGGACAATGGCAGACATGGTGCCAAGGGGAAGAACTCGAGCACTACCGCCTCCCTACGTATATATAGCTACACAGAAACCTTGTGAGCACCAAGCCGTGCTTGATCTCAAGATCTGTAGTCAACTTTCTCTCTTTCTTTTCCTCTTCGACGGAGGCTGACATAGAAGTTTCATCACTCCACTTAGTGGTGGCTGGATGGAAGTCTTAGCATCCCGCTTTTGTCGTGTGCAAAATCCAAAATAAGTCTCACTTATAACTATATTAGATAGTGTGCTTTTGCACGCAAATGGGCTGCCCAAAAGGATTCAAATGACCACCTCCTAACAACTCAAATGAAGAGGATACCCAACAGTTTAGCGGTTCTTAGTTTGGCTTTATGTACTTGCTGCGACGAGCACGCCACTAGTGGTCGTCGATGTTGAAGTCAGACTCACTTGCTCGAGGAGGAGCGACGACCAGTAATGATGCTTGTGTTCTTCCTTAGCGATGTGTCTGGAGTTTTCGTTGTGTGCCGGTTCCGCGCTATTGTACGATTTTAGTCTAGTTTTTTTACTTTAATTAACTAAGTAATTATCTTCTTAATTAAGATTGGGTTTTTTAGCCCCTTCTAGAAAAGAAGAGTAGAGGGGAGTCTCTATTGCTAAAACATAAATTACATCCTGATGTGCACCCTTTCACATATAAACCAATTGACTTTGTATACAAGTGGATCAAATAATGGAATGAGCACTATATCACTACTGTTACGACTCATTTTCACCAACTAATACAATTAAGCCGGGCCTTGCTTTTCTAATACTCCATATCACCGAGCACAAGATCAGGAAACCAGAAGAACCGTCTGATGCACCTATGCAGATCAAAGTTTATGATCTGGATTTGCCGTGGACGGTAACCATCATCTGGTGGAACTGCCGAGCGTCGCAGGGGATCCTGAGCACGCCCTGCTGGCCGTACCCGAACTGCTGCGCAGCCATCTCCAGCAGCCCCTCCATGCACGGCTCCTTGAGCATGGCGACGTGCACCATGACCCTCTCCTCGGCGCATCCCTCGTCGCCGTTGCCGACCAGCACTATCGGAACGTACCCTTTCGGTGTCCTCCCGCCGTTGCCGGCACCGGCGGGGACGAAGTACCGGCTCTGGACGGCGGCTTCGGTCGTGCTGTTCTCGCTTCTCCGGGCAGCCAGAGCCATTGTTGCTGAATTTGTGTGCCGCGTAAGCTAGCTAGCTAGTGTGGTGAGGTTTGTGGCTTGAGGTTGAGGATGGTCGGTCGTGTGATGTCCTGGTGTTGAGTGAAATATATGAACTGGTGATGCTCAAGGgaggcatgcaatcgatgcttttatGCTGTGAAATCAGAGGGGTTAATTAGGCGCCGACGGTTTGGGAAAGAACAAGCACCCGAGAAGAGGAGTTTGGAAAAGGGTTCAGATTAACAGACGTGGACTATGCGACAGGACGTGGTGATGGTGACTAGGTACGTGGACCGACGTTGGGGTCTGATTCTGATCCCGGCATTAGAAGCTAGTCAAAATCCTTCGCAAAGGGTCCCTATCAGGGAAAATAGGGTAGAGTCCTAGAGTACGGGTTAATTTGCGGGGTCAGCACGACTTCATAATTTCTAAAGAATGGGGGAGAGTCTTAGGTACGTATTGCAGTACGATCGCGCACGGCCAGAAGCCCACAACACTCAAATCTCTCCTCTCCTGCCAAAAGCCGCAAGAGCTTTCGCCAATGACAACTACGTGTCGGATATCAATTTCATACCTTCCGTACTGGATTGTGCACGCCACATTCTTGTTTTTTCTTGGCATGTGCTTATGTGCACCTCCATGAAATAACTGTATTTAGTTAGCTCATTTATCttatctaagagcatctccactcgccccccccccccccccccaacggcTATGGGGGTGCCGGCGGGAAAATAGGCccagccacccccccccccccccccccaaagttAATTTTGGACCAGGCACCCCCAGGCGGATCCCAACCCACCGGGGGCTAGCGGGGTCACCGGTGGAAGGTGAAAAAGGGCAGGCCACCCGTGTCGGCGTGAGAGAATGATTTTGGCTCCAATTATTTCGTTTTCCCTCTAATTCTTTCCCCATTTACCCGCCCAGCCGCGACGAGAGAGGCGGCTGCCGTGGCGACGAGGGAACAAAAGAACGACGCGAGGTGGtcgatgatgatggagaagcaAGACGTCAATATCGCCCTCCTGAAGACCAATGTTGCCGCCGTGAAAAGGGAGAAGGACTTGGTGCTTCTGAtgcaagataccagagccatggaCGCCCAGATGCGGGCGTGGTACGAGGAGCAACGCGCGCTGATCTTGGCACCTCCAGCCGCAGGGACAAGCTCAACACCAACGACGGCTTTGGCCAGGGAGGAAGAGGCGCATGAGGCACAAGAGTCGGCCTACAAGTGAGGACCGCCATAGCGGCCTTTTTTTTGTGCGCCATATGGGCGATTTGGACGAGTGTGATTGATGAACTCTCCTCGTTATGTCATGAACTGAGCCGCCGTAACTGGGCGCGAACCGTTTATTTTAAGTTTTTGCGTTGGAAGACCATTTGGGGCGGGCACGGCTGGGAAGAACGCCCCCACCCCCACCAACCCCTAATTTTGCATATGCTGGCACACCCCATTCGGCAGGTAAAAGGGCTTTGTCGGACGTCGAATGGTGGtgccgagtggagatgctctaacttgtCTTTTAGAATCGATGCTCTAACTTGTCTTTTAGAATCCTACATTTTCTTGGAGCTGCTCTTGTGCAATGCTATTTGTGCATATATCGCCATTGTAATGAGAAATCTGCATCTACTCAGTACTTCTACCGGTTGTTTCACAGTTAAAACTCCTCCCCTATAACCATGCAATGCATCTGGTTCTTGGATATTCAGGGTATATCCACAATATCTGCTttatttccttctcatgttctatCCCCAAGATATCTCCTTCATACTTTTTTTTAGATTCAAGGCTCAACGAACCTGACTTTAATATGATAAAACCTTTTACGGCTGAGTTTACAAATGCTGCAAAACAGCTTACATGTAACAAATACAACAAGCAcatcaaaaagaagaaaaaaaatgaagAGCCACTTAATCCTCAAAGCCCTTGTCCTGCCATGTAGCTCGACCAAAGAAGAAGCAATGTCGGTGAAGCACGCCCACAGGGGAACTCATGCCATCGTAACCCTCCGGCCAGCCAAGTTGCCATGCCATCCGTCCACCTCCAAAGAAAACACTCCACTTTCTCACCTTGAATTGAACGACGCCGAGGTGGAGCAACTCACCCTAAGAACGGGTGGACAATGGCAGACATGGTGCCAAGGGGAAGAACTCGAGCACTACCGCCTCCCTACATATATAAAGTTACACAGAAACCTTGTGAGCACCAAGCCGTGCTTGATCTCAAGATCTTTAGTCAACTTTCTCTCTTTCTTTTCCTCTTCGACGGAGGTTGACATAGAAGTTTCATCACTCCACTTAGTGGTGGCTGGATGGAAGTCTTAGCATCCCGCTTCCGTCGTGTGCAAAATCCAAAATAAGTGTCACTTATAACTATATTAGATAGTGTGCTTTTGCACGCAAATGGGCTGCCCAAAAGGATTCAAATGGCCATCTCCTAACAACTCAAATGAAGAGGATACCAGTTTAGCGGTTTTTAGTTTGCTTTATGTACTTGCTGCGACGACCGCCCCACACTAGTGGTCGTCGATGTTGAAGTCGGACTCGCTTGCTCGAGGAGGAGCGACCACAATGATGCTTGTGTTCTTCCTTAGCGTTGTGGCTGGAGTTTTTGTTGTGTGCGGGTTCCGCGCGCCGGTCGTGTTTGTACAATTTTATTCTAGTTTTTTTTTACTTTAATTACTAAGTAATtatcttcttaattaatagattgggGTTTTTTAGCCCCTTCTAGAAAAGAAAAGTAGAGGGGGATCTATATTGCTAAAACATACATTACATCTTGATGTGCACCCTTTCACATATAAACCAATTGACTTTGTATACAAGTGGATCAAATAATGGAATGAGCTATCACTACTGTACTACTCATTTTCACCAACTAATACAGTTAAGCTGGGCCTTGCTTTCTAATACTCCATATCACCGAGCACAAGATCAGGAAACCAAAAGAACTGTCTGATGCAACTATGCAAATGATCAAAGTTTATGATCTGGATTTGCCGTGGACAGTAACCATCATCTGGTGGAACTGCCGAGCGTCGCAGGGGATCCTGAGCACGCCCTGCTGACCGTACCCGAACTGCTGCGCGGCCATCTCCAGCAGACCCTCCATGCACGGCTCCTTGAGCATGGCGACGTGCACCAGGACCCTCTCCTCCGCGCAtccctcgtcgccgccgccgaccaATACTATCGGAACGTACCCCTTTGGGGTCCTTCCCCCGTTGACGGCGCCGGCGAGGACGAAGTACCTGCTCTGGACGGCGGCCTCGGTCGTGCTGTTCTTGCTTCTCCAGACAGCCAGAGCCATTGTTGCTGAATTTGTGTGCCCCGTAGCTAGCTGCTATCACTGTGGTTTTTGTGGCTTGAGGATGGTCGGTCGTGTGATGTCCTTGTGTAGGTGTTGAGTGATGAACTGGTGATGCTCAAGGGAGGCATGCGATCGATGCCTTTATACTGTGAAATCAGAGGGGTTAAATCAGAGGGGTTAATTAGGCGCCGATGGTTTGGGAAACAACAAGCTGGGAAGAGGAGTTTGGAAAAGGGTTCAGATTAACAGACGTGGACTACGTGACAAGGC
This region of Lolium perenne isolate Kyuss_39 chromosome 2, Kyuss_2.0, whole genome shotgun sequence genomic DNA includes:
- the LOC127329393 gene encoding auxin-responsive protein SAUR40-like encodes the protein MALAVWRSKNSTTEAAVQSRYFVLAGAVNGGRTPKGYVPIVLVGGGDEGCAEERVLVHVAMLKEPCMEGLLEMAAQQFGYGQQGVLRIPCDARQFHQMMVTVHGKSRS